The proteins below are encoded in one region of Aspergillus nidulans FGSC A4 chromosome III:
- a CDS encoding ribonuclease T2 rny1 (transcript_id=CADANIAT00005531) has protein sequence MSSISGFLGAIPGAQQILQTMAGSLGLAPLSHPEIASSGSTFQQCGKLELSCQTSYHGQDTCCFNYPGGQMLQTQFWDADPAVGPENSWTIHGLWPDHCNGGFDQFCDSHRKYSNISLILIDAGRRDLLDEMSTYWKDYRGDDPNLWEHEWNKHGTCVSTLETHCYSEYYPQQEVVDYFDKTVELFHDLPTYMTLANAGIVPSYTQTYTRHEVEDALSKAHGATVTVRCRSQRLQEVWYFFNVEGPLQTGKFVPSEPDGQTSNCPAKGIIYQPKTPNKDPGHGHEPTKTRHPHGPTGAPFIGKGNLVVSTMGQQRGCIIGRGTWYSSGTCADFRAKRASGDTFTLSSRKGPCAFKDDIFTCGSYISSPAEFSAEDGKLSYHGNTTFFADKAPKGKVQSDIFVSEADHPIELSIAWRG, from the exons ATGAGCTCAATATCAGGTTTCCTCGGGGCCATCCCAGGGGCgcagcagatcctccaaACCATGGCCGGCTCACTAGGCCTTGCTCCGCTTTCACATCCAGAAATTGCGTCTTCAGGAAGCACATTCCAACAATGTGGCAAACTCGAGCTGAGCTGCCAGACTAGTTACCACGGTCAAGATACCTGTTGTTTCAACTACCCGGGTgggcagatgctgcagacaCAATTCTGGGATGCGGATCCAGCAGTTGGACCTGAGAATTCTTGGACAATCCATGGGCTATG GCCAGATCATTGCAACGGCGGCTTCGACCAGTTTTGTGACTCTCATAGGAAGTACAGCAACATCTCCTTGATACTAATCGATGCGGGTCGAAGGGACCTGCTAGACGAGATGAGTACATACTGGAAAGACTACAGAGGCGACGACCCGAACCTCTGGGAGCACGAGTGGAACAAGCACGGCACTTGCGTTAGTACCTTAGAGACGCACTGCTACTCCGAGTACTACCCACAACAAGAAGTTGTTGATTACTTTGACAAGACCGTTGAGTTGTTTCATGACCTTCCTACTTACATG ACTCTCGCCAATGCTGGCATCGTCCCGTCGTACACTCAGACCTACACCCGGCATGAAGTCGAGGATGCCCTCTCTAAAGCGCACGGTGCAACAGTCACAGTGCGGTGTCGATCTCAACGGCTGCAAGAAGTCTGGTACTTCTTCAACGTAGAGGGACCCCTCCAAACAGGGAAATTCGTGCCATCTGAACCAG ATGGCCAGACATCCAACTGCCCAGCCAAAGGCATAATATACCAGCCAAAGACCCCTAACAAGGACCCCGGACACGGCCATGAACCCACCAAAACCCGGCACCCCCATGGGCCGACAGGTGCCCCCTTTATTGGAAAAGGGAACCTGGTTGTTTCTACCATGGGTCAGCAGCGCGGCTGCATAATCGGTCGCGGAACGTGGTATTCGTCCGGCACGTGTGCTGATTTCAGAGCGAAGAGGGCGTCTG GAGACACATTTACGCTCTCATCTCGCAAAGGACCCTGTGCATTCAAGGACGATATTTTCACCTGCGGTTCTTATATCTCAAGCCCTGCGGAGTTCAGC GCCGAGGATGGCAAGCTCTCCTACCACGGAAACACGACCTTCTTCGCAGATAAAGCGCCAAAGGGTAAAGTGCAGAGTGACATCTTCGTCTCGGAGGCGGACCATCCCATTGAGCTGTCTATCGCATGGAGAGGATGA